In Eubalaena glacialis isolate mEubGla1 chromosome 3, mEubGla1.1.hap2.+ XY, whole genome shotgun sequence, the following are encoded in one genomic region:
- the NAXE gene encoding NAD(P)H-hydrate epimerase has translation MSGLRALLGLGLLVAGSRLSLLRVQAGACRAGATWWGSQRLISGARGDSAVMASSAVKYLSQEEAQAVDQELFNEYQFSVDQLMELAGLSCATAIAKAYPPTSLSRSPPTVLVICGPGNNGGDGLVCARHLKLFGYQPTIYYPKRPNKPLFTALVTQCQKMDIPFLGEMPPEPMLIDELYELVVDAIFGFSFKGDVREPFHSILSVLNGLTVPIASIDIPSGWDVEKGNSGGIQPDLLISLTAPKKSATQFTGRYHYLGGRFVPPALEKKYQLNLPPYPDTECVYRLQ, from the exons ATGTCCGGGCTGCGGGCGCTCCTGGGGCTCGGGCTGCTGGTTGCGGGCTCGCGCCTATCGCTCCTCAGAGTCCAGGCCGGCGCCTGTCGCGCGGGAGCCACCTGGTGGGGGTCGCAGCGGCTGATCTCGGGTGCCCGCGGGGACTCAGCGGTCATGGCGAGCTCAGCAGTGAAGTACCTGAG CCAGGAGGAGGCCCAGGCCGTGGACCAGGAGCTGTTTAACGAGTACCAGTTCAGCGTGGACCAACTTATGGAGCTGGCGGGGCTGAGCTGTGCCACAGCCATTGCCAAG GCATATCCCCCCACGTCCTTGTCCAGGAGCCCCCCTACTGTCCTGGTCATCTGTGGCCCCGGGAATAACGGAGGAGATGGCCTGGTCTGTGCTCGACACCTCAAACTCTTT GGCTACCAGCCAACCATCTATTATCCTAAAAGGCCTAACAAGCCACTCTTCACTGCACTGGTGACCCAGTGCCAGAAAATGGACATCCCTTTCCTTGGTGAAATGCCCCCAGAG CCTATGCTGATTGATGAACTATACGAGCTGGTGGTGGATGCCATCTTTGGCTTCAGCTTCAAGGGTGATGTTCGGGAGCCATTCCACAGCATCCTGAGTGTCCTGAATGGACTCACCGTGCCCATTGCCAGCATCGACATTCCCTCAG GATGGGATGTGGAGAAGGGAAACTCTGGAGGGATCCAGCCAGACTTGCTCATCTCCCTGACAGCACCCAAAAAGTCTGCAACCCAGTTTACTGGTCGCTACCACTACCTGGGGGGTCGTTTCGTGCCTCCTGCTCTGGAAAAGAAGTACCAGCTGAACCTGCCACCCTACCCTGACACCGAGTGTGTCTATCGTCTGCAGTGA
- the TTC24 gene encoding tetratricopeptide repeat protein 24, giving the protein MSSLNPEDTPQEPSPSPSSSKKKKKKRKWPRQEASIQALTRAGHRALLAGQNHKALTSFQRAFLLASKSPQTRDIPVLRACAFNLGAAYVETGDPARGLELLLRAQPQETAQGGCHGDQCFNVALAYHALGDLPQALAWYHKALGHYQPLGDQGQAQAKMGACYQALGQPELAAHCLQEASRAYAQAGQPRAAALALGAAAGCMLKSGQHGVGDVVQVLEESRRLAERSTERGLLGQLYNDLGLGYSQLQLFPLAAEAFRQALPLCRGPGEEATVLRNLGMTHNALGNYQEAREFHQKAADTHGSVGQRWEQGRSFGSLAFALSQLGDHKAARDNYLHALQAARDTGDVKGQWQACEGLGAAAARLGQHDQALKYYKEALARCQKEPDSVRERLVAKLTDAIRTHLARGGLLPTHTLTSAPGGPQAPGGACPVVGTPARVEKGTAGVRHRSSNRWEDELEEGHEGKEEESANVLMTSWAPRLERPRPRAHLSLGGQGPLRMENPGLLVTNGPHSKSNLNSPHPALEAQGVPCLLHSLSVGLSERESPAELGDRRLKPTPSCPGACEQRSSKQPRETPSRNPQRRSTESGFCRIM; this is encoded by the exons ATGTCTTCCCTCAACCCTGAGGATACCCCGCAAGAGCCCTCACCCTCGCCTTCAAgctccaagaagaaaaagaagaaaagaaagtggcCACGGCAAGAGGCCAGCATCCAAGCCCTCACCAGGGCTGGCCACAGGGCCCTATTGGCTGGTCAGAATCACAAGGCCTTGACCAGCTTCCAGAGGGCCTTCCTCCTGGCTTCCAAGTCACCACAAACCAGGGACATCCCTGTTCTCCGGGCCTGTGCCTTCAACCTGGGGGCTGCCTACGTGGAGACTGGGGACCCAGCCAGAGGGCTTGAGCTGCTCCTACGAGCTCAACCTCAAGAGACAGCCCAGGGCGGGTGTCATGGCGACCAGTGTTTCAACGTGGCTTTGGCTTACCACGCCCTGGGCGACCTGCCTCAGGCTTTGGCCTGGTATCACAAGGCCCTGGGCCACTACCAGCCACTAGGTGACCAGGGGCAAGCCCAGGCAAAAATGGGAGCCTGCTACCAGGCTCTGGGACAGCCTGAGCTAGCAGCCCACTGCCTGCAGGAAGCAAGCCGGGCCTACGCCCAAGCAGGGCAGCCCCGGGCTGCAGCCCTGGCACTGGGGGCTGCAGCGGGCTGTATGCTGAAGAGTGGGCAGCATGGGGTGGGTGATGTGGTGCAGGTGCTGGAGGAGAGCCGGAGGCTTGCTGAGAGGAGCACTGAGCGAGGACTGCTGG GGCAACTCTATAATGACCTAGGCCTGGGCTATTCCCAGCTCCAGCTGTTCCCGCTAGCAGCAGAGGCCTTCCGGCAAGCCCTGCCCCTGTGCCGGGGGCCAGGAGAGGAGGCCACGGTACTAAGAAACCTTGGGATGACCCACAATGCCCTCGGCAACTATCAGGAAGCCCGGGAGTTTCACCAGAAGGCTGCCGACACGCACG GCTCTGTGGGGCAGCGATGGGAGCAGGGCCGGAGCTTTGGAAGCCTGGCATTTGCACTGAGCCAGCTGGGAGACCACAAGGCTGCCAGAGACAACTATCTACATGCTCTGCAGGCTGCCCGGGACACTG GGGACGTGAAGGGGCAATGGCAGGCCTGTGAGGGTCTGGGGGCTGCTGCAGCCAGACTGGGGCAGCACGACCAGGCTTTGAAGTACTATAAGGAAGCGCTGGCCCGGTGTCAG AAGGAGCCAGATTCTGTGCGAGAGCGGCTGGTGGCCAAGCTGACAGACGCCATAAGGACCCACTTGGCCCGGGGTGGGCTGCTCCCGACCCACACCCTG ACCTCAGCTCCAGGGGGGCCCCAGGCTCCAGGTGGGGCCTGCCCCGTGGTGGGGACCCCAGCCAGGGTGGAAAAAGGCACAGCAGGAGTGCGGCACAG ATCTTCCAACAGGTGGGAAGATGAGTTAGAGGAGGGCCACgaggggaaagaggaagagtCGGCGAATGTTCTCATGACGTCTTGGGCACCAAGACTGGAGC GTCCAAGACCCAGGGCCCATCTCTCACTTGGAGGCCAAGGCCCCCTCAGAATGGAGAACCCTGGCCTTCTGGTCACCAATGGCCCCCACAGCAAGAG CAATCTGAACAGCCCTCACCCGGCTCTGGAGGCCCAGGGTGTCCCCTGCCTCCTGCACAGCCTGAGTGTAGGCCTCAGCGAAAGGGAGAGTCCTGCGGAATTGGGGGACAGGCGGCTTAAGCCTACTCCCtcctgccctggagcctgcgagcAGAG GTCATCCAAACAGCCCAGGGAAACCCCCAGCAGGAACCCTCAGAGGAGATCCACTGAGTCTGGCTTCTGCAGGATCATGTGA
- the LOC133088887 gene encoding cytochrome c oxidase assembly factor 6 homolog, with translation MAAPSMKERQACWGARDEYWKCSDENTEDASQCKKLRSSFESSCPQQWIIDQLRWFYLNIRLKRAEY, from the coding sequence ATGGCAGCCCCATCTATGAAAGAAAGGCAGGCTTGCTGGGGAGCCCGGGATGAGTACTGGAAGTGTTcagatgagaacacagaggaCGCTTCTCAGTGCAAGAAGTTAAGAAGCTCATTTGAATCAAGTTGTCCCCAACAGTGGATAATCGATCAGCTGAGGTGGTTTTACCTTAATATTCGTTTAAAAAGAGCAGAATATTAA